In Bradyrhizobium guangxiense, the following are encoded in one genomic region:
- a CDS encoding ATP-dependent helicase, giving the protein MIRMTEPSKITSVPDHQPAAGGIAARARASVGPKYLSGLNPEQREAVETLDGPVLVLAGAGTGKTRVLTTRIAHILSQGRARPAEILSVTFTNKAAREMKHRLGQMLGHAVEGMPWLGTFHSIGGRILRFHAELAQLKSNFTVLDVDDQVRLLKQLLQAENIDDKRWPARMLAGLIDGWKNRGLMPSQVPSGEAATFANGKGGKLYASYQERLKILNAADFGDLLLENIRIFREHPDILRQYQQRFKFILVDEYQDTNVAQYLWLRLLSQAPSAAKPTTPAVIPGQAEGLNPESGDESSARDSGFDAAHRPGMTERAALTAASNAPTKNICCVGDDDQSIYGWRGAEVDNILRFEHDFPGAKVIRLERNYRSTGHILAAASHLIAHNEGRLGKTLRTEDEDGEKVTVTGSWDSEEEARGIGEEIEQLQRGGEKLNEIAILVRASYQMREFEDRFVTLGLPYRVIGGPRFYERAEIRDALAYLRVINSPADDLAFERIVNVPKRGLGDATVQMLHDHARKRRIPLFEAARAVVETDELKPKARGSLRDVVAQFDRWRAQREVTAHTDLAQIVLDESGYTEMWQKDRSADAAGRLENLKELVRSMEEFENLQGFLEHISLVMDREGGAEDDAVSLMTLHSAKGLEFDNVFLPGWEEGLFPSQRTLDEQGRAGLEEERRLGHVGLTRARRRAMIYFATNRRIHGTWSTTIPSRFLDELPAANVEITESKGGSAWGGTGGYGASRFDDMEAFGSSYSTPGWQRAQANRNRGGGRNGGGRSGGFEEEAATFSTSASSGPDFGSFASRRRGPLTIEGELVAKSTGTTSEFSLDDRVFHQKFGYGRVTKIDGNKLTIAFDKAGEKKVVDSFVQRA; this is encoded by the coding sequence ATGATTCGCATGACCGAGCCGAGCAAGATCACAAGCGTACCCGACCACCAGCCTGCAGCCGGCGGCATCGCCGCGCGTGCGCGCGCCTCGGTGGGCCCGAAATACCTCTCCGGGCTCAATCCGGAGCAGCGCGAGGCGGTGGAGACGCTGGACGGCCCGGTCCTGGTGCTGGCCGGCGCCGGCACCGGCAAGACCCGGGTGCTGACGACGCGCATCGCCCATATCCTGAGCCAGGGCCGCGCCCGTCCCGCCGAGATCCTGTCGGTGACCTTCACCAACAAGGCCGCGCGCGAGATGAAGCACCGGCTCGGCCAGATGCTGGGCCACGCCGTCGAGGGCATGCCATGGCTCGGCACCTTCCACTCCATCGGCGGCCGCATCCTGCGCTTCCATGCCGAGCTCGCGCAGCTCAAATCGAATTTCACCGTGCTCGACGTCGACGACCAGGTCCGGCTGCTCAAGCAGCTGCTGCAGGCCGAGAACATCGATGACAAGCGCTGGCCGGCGCGCATGCTGGCCGGCCTGATCGACGGCTGGAAGAACCGCGGCCTGATGCCCTCGCAGGTGCCCTCGGGCGAAGCCGCCACCTTCGCCAACGGCAAGGGCGGCAAGCTCTATGCGAGCTATCAGGAGCGGCTGAAGATCTTGAACGCCGCCGATTTCGGCGATCTCCTGCTGGAGAACATCCGCATCTTCCGCGAGCACCCGGATATCCTCCGGCAGTACCAGCAGCGCTTCAAGTTCATCCTGGTCGACGAATATCAGGACACGAACGTCGCGCAGTATCTGTGGCTGCGGTTGCTGTCGCAGGCGCCGTCAGCGGCGAAGCCAACCACTCCCGCCGTCATTCCGGGGCAGGCCGAAGGCCTGAACCCGGAATCCGGAGATGAGTCCTCAGCTCGAGATTCCGGGTTCGATGCTGCGCATCGCCCCGGAATGACGGAGCGCGCGGCTTTGACGGCTGCGTCCAACGCCCCTACCAAGAACATCTGCTGCGTCGGCGACGACGACCAGTCGATCTATGGCTGGCGCGGCGCCGAGGTCGACAACATCCTGCGCTTCGAGCACGATTTCCCGGGCGCCAAGGTCATTCGCCTGGAGCGCAACTATCGCTCGACCGGCCACATCCTCGCCGCCGCATCGCATCTGATCGCACACAATGAAGGCCGGCTCGGCAAGACGCTGCGCACCGAGGACGAGGACGGCGAGAAGGTCACGGTCACGGGCTCCTGGGATTCGGAGGAAGAAGCACGCGGCATCGGCGAGGAGATCGAGCAGCTGCAGCGCGGGGGCGAGAAGCTCAACGAGATCGCCATCCTGGTGCGCGCCTCCTACCAGATGCGCGAGTTCGAAGACCGTTTCGTCACACTTGGCCTGCCCTATCGTGTCATCGGCGGCCCGCGCTTCTACGAGCGCGCCGAAATCCGCGATGCGCTGGCGTATTTGCGCGTCATCAACTCGCCGGCCGACGATCTCGCCTTCGAGCGCATCGTCAATGTGCCCAAGCGCGGCCTCGGCGACGCCACCGTTCAGATGCTGCACGACCACGCCCGCAAGCGCCGCATTCCCTTGTTCGAAGCAGCGCGCGCGGTGGTCGAGACCGACGAGCTGAAGCCGAAGGCGCGCGGCTCGCTGCGCGACGTCGTCGCCCAGTTCGACCGCTGGCGCGCCCAGCGCGAGGTCACCGCACACACCGATCTCGCCCAGATCGTGCTCGACGAGAGCGGCTACACCGAGATGTGGCAGAAGGATCGTTCGGCGGACGCCGCGGGCCGGCTGGAGAACCTGAAAGAACTTGTGCGCTCGATGGAGGAGTTCGAGAACCTGCAAGGGTTTTTGGAGCACATCTCGCTGGTGATGGACCGCGAGGGCGGCGCCGAGGACGACGCGGTGTCGCTGATGACGCTGCATTCGGCCAAGGGTCTCGAATTCGACAACGTGTTCCTGCCCGGCTGGGAAGAAGGCCTGTTCCCGAGCCAGCGCACGCTGGACGAACAGGGCCGCGCCGGCCTGGAAGAAGAGCGCCGGCTCGGCCATGTCGGCCTGACCCGCGCCCGCCGCCGCGCCATGATCTATTTTGCCACCAACCGCCGGATTCACGGCACCTGGTCGACCACGATCCCGTCGCGCTTCCTCGACGAATTGCCGGCGGCAAACGTCGAGATCACAGAATCCAAGGGCGGCTCGGCCTGGGGCGGCACCGGCGGCTACGGCGCCTCGCGCTTCGACGACATGGAGGCGTTCGGCTCCAGCTATTCGACGCCAGGCTGGCAGCGCGCGCAAGCCAACCGCAACCGCGGCGGCGGTCGCAATGGCGGCGGCCGAAGCGGCGGCTTCGAGGAAGAGGCCGCGACGTTCTCGACCTCCGCCTCATCCGGCCCCGATTTCGGCAGCTTCGCCTCGCGCCGGCGCGGGCCGCTGACGATCGAAGGCGAGCTGGTCGCCAAATCGACCGGCACGACGTCGGAATTCTCGCTCGACGACCGCGTCTTCCACCAGAAATTCGGCTACGGCCGCGTCACCAAGATCGACGGCAACAAGCTCACCATCGCCTTCGACAAGGCCGGCGAGAAGAAGGTCGTGGACAGCTTCGTGCAGCGGGCGTGA
- a CDS encoding type II toxin-antitoxin system HicB family antitoxin: MPQYVAIIEDADPDAVSLWFPDLPGCISGGDDLDEALENAPEALAFYAQELTADGRQLPPPRTLDELKADPDVADDLRNHTVALIEWPPLDAAE, translated from the coding sequence ATGCCTCAGTACGTTGCCATCATCGAGGACGCCGATCCGGACGCCGTCAGCCTGTGGTTTCCCGACCTGCCCGGCTGCATTTCCGGCGGCGACGATCTCGACGAGGCCCTGGAGAATGCGCCGGAGGCGCTGGCGTTCTATGCGCAGGAGCTGACCGCGGACGGCCGCCAGCTTCCCCCGCCGCGAACGCTGGACGAGCTCAAGGCCGATCCTGATGTGGCCGACGACCTCAGAAACCACACCGTCGCCCTGATCGAATGGCCGCCCCTCGACGCCGCGGAGTGA
- a CDS encoding OmpA family protein gives MRANGLSSTGLWVALGLALLAGAASAQTAAPTRDDIVGKLNHFEEAAEVDLPALKQQVMERAKARIKNDPGPVNRPPIAPDLAKLPAFNAQIQFDADTPIIQPASYQTVGRIADALVHSSLLPYTFLIVGHVESNAKTREANAILSQRRADAIRDVLVNTFKISTKRLHPIGLGEEQFLDRAKPTSAVNGQLQILTYAKLPEEAPHPSAAPAPAAKKPAKKR, from the coding sequence ATGCGCGCGAACGGGCTGTCTTCCACCGGACTATGGGTCGCGCTCGGCCTCGCCTTGCTTGCTGGCGCCGCAAGCGCGCAGACGGCGGCGCCGACGCGCGACGACATCGTCGGCAAGCTGAACCATTTCGAGGAAGCCGCCGAGGTCGATCTTCCCGCGCTGAAGCAGCAGGTGATGGAGCGCGCCAAGGCCAGGATCAAGAACGATCCCGGTCCGGTGAACCGGCCGCCGATCGCGCCTGATCTCGCCAAGCTTCCCGCCTTCAACGCGCAGATCCAGTTCGACGCCGACACGCCGATCATCCAGCCGGCGTCCTACCAGACCGTCGGCCGCATCGCGGACGCGCTGGTGCATTCCTCGTTGCTGCCCTACACGTTCCTCATCGTCGGCCACGTCGAATCCAATGCGAAGACGCGCGAGGCCAATGCAATCCTGAGCCAGCGGCGGGCCGATGCGATCCGCGACGTGCTGGTGAACACGTTCAAGATCTCGACCAAGCGGCTGCACCCGATCGGTCTCGGCGAGGAGCAGTTTCTCGACCGGGCCAAGCCGACGTCAGCCGTCAACGGCCAGTTGCAAATCCTGACCTATGCCAAGCTGCCCGAGGAGGCGCCGCATCCTTCTGCCGCGCCTGCGCCTGCGGCGAAAAAGCCCGCCAAGAAGCGCTGA
- a CDS encoding DUF962 domain-containing protein, producing the protein MLHETKMGGFFQRQLAVYVEYHRDPRNTAMHVVGILLLFTGAVLPLTLVRLPLFGFDVSLAVILALPVLVYWLLLDVALGIGILAVSIALFSVATTIAAQVSTAMMWAIFAALVVLGLAAQTIGHKVFEGREASLFTFPSHLLLGPMFVMAKLFIALGFRRDLAAILAPLPANSLSTR; encoded by the coding sequence ATGCTGCATGAGACCAAAATGGGTGGCTTTTTCCAGCGCCAACTTGCCGTTTACGTCGAGTACCATCGCGACCCCCGGAACACGGCGATGCATGTGGTCGGTATTCTCCTGCTGTTCACCGGCGCCGTGCTGCCGCTGACCCTGGTCAGGCTTCCGCTGTTCGGTTTCGATGTCAGCCTGGCGGTGATCCTGGCCTTGCCGGTTCTGGTCTATTGGCTGCTGCTCGACGTGGCGCTCGGGATCGGTATTCTGGCGGTCTCGATCGCGCTGTTTTCGGTTGCGACGACCATTGCGGCGCAGGTCAGCACCGCGATGATGTGGGCGATTTTCGCCGCTCTGGTCGTGCTCGGCCTCGCCGCGCAGACCATCGGCCACAAGGTTTTTGAGGGGCGCGAAGCCTCGCTGTTCACATTTCCGTCGCACCTTTTGCTCGGACCGATGTTCGTGATGGCAAAATTGTTCATTGCATTGGGCTTCCGTCGCGACCTTGCCGCGATTCTGGCGCCTCTTCCTGCCAATTCCCTTTCAACCCGATAG
- a CDS encoding NAD-dependent epimerase/dehydratase family protein, translated as MALVLVTGGSGFIGHHLVEALRARGQRVRVLDVRAPAAANADVEHVHGSVLDGVAVDAAIAGVDQVYHLAGLPGMWVANKQDFHDVNCRGTEIVLAAAMKRGVSRFLHCSTESILFPYSDLKGVPAEEALQPADAMPGAYTRSKSLAEHHAAKAAASGFPLVIGTPTMPIGAADHNLTPPTAMLWYFLQKKVQPHLNFLVNLVDVRDVAMGLVLTMERGRLGQRYILGGDCVPLGNILRMMSAMSGRRQFPIVVPGKIAELSAIMLEAISDHITRRPPNGTAEGVRIALAASDLSIGKARNELGYSPRPIEPVLRETITHLLARNGQQPSGAIEHRALSSRAG; from the coding sequence ATGGCTCTCGTCCTGGTTACCGGTGGCAGTGGCTTCATCGGACATCATCTCGTCGAAGCGCTCCGCGCCCGTGGGCAGCGGGTGCGTGTTCTCGACGTCCGCGCGCCGGCAGCGGCGAACGCCGACGTTGAACACGTCCACGGCTCGGTGCTCGATGGCGTCGCGGTCGATGCCGCGATCGCCGGGGTCGATCAGGTCTATCATCTCGCCGGCCTGCCCGGCATGTGGGTCGCCAACAAGCAGGACTTCCACGACGTCAATTGCCGGGGCACCGAGATCGTGCTCGCGGCCGCGATGAAGCGCGGCGTCTCGCGCTTTTTGCACTGCTCGACGGAATCGATCCTGTTCCCCTATTCCGACCTGAAAGGTGTCCCCGCGGAAGAAGCGCTGCAGCCGGCCGATGCAATGCCCGGCGCCTACACGCGCTCGAAGTCGCTCGCCGAGCATCATGCCGCCAAGGCGGCGGCCAGTGGCTTTCCGCTCGTGATCGGCACGCCGACCATGCCGATCGGTGCTGCCGACCACAATCTGACGCCGCCGACCGCGATGCTCTGGTACTTCCTGCAGAAGAAGGTGCAGCCGCATCTCAACTTCCTGGTCAATCTGGTCGACGTCCGCGACGTCGCCATGGGCCTCGTTCTGACCATGGAGCGCGGCCGCCTCGGCCAGCGCTACATCCTCGGCGGCGACTGCGTTCCGCTCGGCAACATCCTGCGGATGATGTCGGCCATGAGCGGCCGGCGGCAGTTTCCGATCGTCGTGCCCGGCAAGATCGCCGAGCTCTCCGCGATCATGCTCGAAGCCATCTCCGACCACATCACGCGCCGGCCGCCGAATGGCACCGCCGAAGGCGTGCGCATCGCGCTCGCCGCGAGCGATCTGTCGATCGGCAAGGCCCGTAACGAGCTCGGCTATTCGCCGCGCCCGATCGAGCCCGTGTTGCGCGAAACCATCACCCATCTGCTCGCCCGCAACGGCCAGCAGCCCTCCGGCGCCATCGAGCATCGCGCGCTCTCCTCGCGCGCCGGCTGA
- a CDS encoding methyltransferase family protein produces the protein MSFDFSKLLSVAWGGWTTTWPTELLALLWLAFLASWVGASFWQGRTKKQVMTLESQRYRLPILVGGILYTPWVAEILGWKPLWVLGNTGIAIAAVLSAAGIAFAWWGRLHLGKFWSNTITHKEDHRVIDTGPYGIVRHPIYTGLIFGMLVTGVAIGLVTTILGAILISLGMWQKGRMEEVFLSKELGEDAYGAYCRRVPMIIPFLSPR, from the coding sequence ATGTCCTTCGATTTCAGCAAGCTTCTCTCTGTCGCCTGGGGTGGCTGGACCACGACCTGGCCGACCGAACTTCTGGCTCTGCTTTGGCTGGCCTTTCTCGCCAGCTGGGTCGGCGCCTCGTTCTGGCAGGGGCGGACCAAGAAGCAGGTCATGACGCTGGAGTCGCAGCGCTATCGGCTGCCGATCCTGGTCGGCGGCATCCTGTACACGCCGTGGGTTGCGGAGATCCTGGGCTGGAAGCCGCTTTGGGTGCTCGGCAACACGGGCATCGCCATTGCAGCGGTCCTTTCGGCCGCGGGCATTGCCTTCGCCTGGTGGGGCCGGCTGCATCTTGGGAAATTCTGGTCCAACACCATCACCCACAAGGAAGACCACCGTGTCATCGACACGGGCCCCTACGGCATCGTGCGCCACCCCATCTACACGGGGCTGATCTTCGGCATGTTGGTGACCGGTGTTGCGATCGGCTTGGTGACGACGATCCTCGGCGCGATCCTGATCTCGCTCGGCATGTGGCAGAAGGGCCGGATGGAAGAAGTGTTCCTCTCCAAGGAGCTTGGCGAAGACGCCTACGGCGCCTATTGCCGCCGCGTCCCGATGATCATCCCGTTCCTGTCGCCGCGGTGA
- a CDS encoding PQQ-dependent sugar dehydrogenase, translated as MTFSSIFAQFVAFIGGIALQWRKMTGTEPAPAWGEKPAIPEAKPQGAIPTLKMPTARGWSEGQKPTVAPGLKVNAFATGLDHPRWIEVLPNGDVLIAEATQIAGAPRSVFHYAMQATMRRAAALGVSANRITLLRDKDGDGVAEHRGAFMENLNQPFGMALVGDTFYVGNTDGVMAFPYVAGADRITAPGKRLTTFKPGGHWTRSLLASPDGKKLYAGVGSLSNIAEMGFEVEEGRAAVYELDLVAGTHRIFGAGLRNPVGLAWEPNTKVLWTVVNERDGLGDETPPDYLTSVRDGGFYGWPYCYWGKTVDDRVPQDPAMVAKAIQPDYALGGHTASLGLCWMPAGTLPGFGDGMVIGQHGSWNRSKLSGYKLVFIPFANGKPSGPGRDILSGFLSPDEKESYGRPVGVVIGPDKKSLLMADDVGNVIWRVTGA; from the coding sequence ATGACCTTTTCCAGCATCTTCGCGCAGTTCGTCGCGTTCATCGGCGGCATCGCGCTGCAATGGCGCAAGATGACGGGCACCGAGCCAGCGCCGGCCTGGGGAGAGAAGCCCGCCATTCCCGAAGCCAAGCCGCAAGGCGCGATCCCGACCTTGAAGATGCCGACCGCGCGCGGCTGGAGCGAGGGCCAGAAGCCGACGGTGGCGCCCGGGCTCAAGGTCAATGCGTTCGCGACCGGTCTCGACCATCCGCGCTGGATCGAGGTGCTGCCCAATGGGGACGTGCTGATCGCGGAGGCAACGCAGATCGCGGGCGCCCCGCGCAGCGTGTTCCACTATGCGATGCAGGCGACGATGCGGCGCGCCGCGGCGCTCGGCGTGTCCGCCAACCGCATCACGCTGTTGCGCGACAAGGACGGCGACGGCGTCGCCGAACATCGCGGTGCGTTCATGGAGAACCTCAACCAGCCGTTCGGCATGGCGCTGGTCGGTGACACCTTTTACGTCGGCAACACCGATGGCGTGATGGCCTTCCCTTATGTCGCAGGTGCCGACCGCATCACCGCGCCAGGCAAGAGGCTTACGACGTTCAAGCCGGGCGGACACTGGACGCGCAGCCTGCTTGCAAGCCCCGACGGCAAGAAGCTCTATGCCGGCGTCGGCTCGCTCAGCAACATCGCCGAGATGGGGTTCGAGGTCGAGGAAGGCCGCGCCGCGGTCTACGAGCTCGACCTCGTCGCCGGCACGCATCGCATTTTCGGCGCCGGCCTGCGCAATCCCGTGGGCCTTGCCTGGGAGCCGAATACGAAGGTGCTCTGGACCGTCGTCAACGAGCGCGACGGGCTCGGCGACGAGACCCCGCCGGATTATCTCACATCCGTGCGCGACGGCGGTTTCTACGGCTGGCCCTATTGCTACTGGGGCAAGACGGTGGACGACCGCGTGCCGCAGGACCCGGCGATGGTCGCCAAGGCGATTCAACCGGACTATGCGCTCGGCGGTCACACCGCCTCGCTCGGCCTGTGCTGGATGCCCGCAGGCACCCTGCCCGGCTTCGGCGACGGCATGGTGATCGGCCAGCACGGCTCGTGGAATCGCAGCAAGCTGTCCGGCTACAAGCTGGTGTTCATCCCGTTCGCCAACGGCAAGCCGTCCGGCCCCGGTCGCGACATCCTGTCCGGCTTCCTGTCCCCGGACGAGAAGGAATCCTACGGCCGCCCGGTCGGCGTCGTGATCGGCCCCGACAAAAAGTCGCTGCTGATGGCCGACGACGTCGGCAACGTGATCTGGCGCGTGACGGGGGCGTAG
- a CDS encoding aspartate dehydrogenase, protein MTDQKAKSDLRVAIAGVGSIGAKIATALDQGIEGLTLSAVAVRDPAKHQAFIRSLRHPPRVVPVDQLGDAADIVVECAPSHHLRAIVEPAVRRGKAAVVVSVGGLLENFDLVDLARAHGGRIMVPTGALIGLDAVNAAAIGTIHSVKMVTRKPIDGLKGAPFIVQNNIDIDNLREPLKLFEGSAREAAKGFPANVNVAVALSLAGIGPDRTQIQVWADPTVTRNVHRIEVEADSARFSMGIENIPSENPKTGLITALSVIALLRKQRATLCVGT, encoded by the coding sequence ATGACGGATCAAAAGGCAAAGAGCGATCTGCGGGTCGCCATCGCAGGCGTGGGCTCGATCGGCGCCAAGATCGCGACCGCGCTCGATCAGGGCATCGAGGGGCTGACGCTGTCGGCTGTCGCGGTGCGCGACCCCGCCAAGCATCAGGCTTTCATCAGGAGCCTGCGCCACCCGCCGCGGGTTGTGCCGGTCGACCAGCTTGGTGATGCCGCCGACATCGTGGTCGAATGCGCGCCGAGCCATCATCTGCGTGCCATCGTCGAGCCCGCGGTGAGGCGCGGCAAGGCGGCGGTCGTGGTCAGCGTCGGCGGCCTGCTCGAGAATTTCGATCTCGTCGATCTCGCCCGCGCCCATGGCGGCCGCATCATGGTGCCGACCGGCGCGCTGATCGGGCTCGACGCCGTCAACGCCGCCGCAATCGGCACCATCCATTCCGTGAAGATGGTGACGCGCAAGCCGATCGACGGGCTGAAGGGTGCCCCGTTCATCGTTCAGAACAACATCGACATCGACAATCTGCGCGAGCCGCTCAAGCTGTTCGAGGGCAGTGCGCGCGAGGCGGCAAAGGGCTTTCCGGCCAACGTCAATGTCGCCGTTGCCTTGTCGCTGGCGGGCATCGGGCCCGATCGCACCCAGATCCAGGTCTGGGCCGACCCGACCGTGACGCGCAACGTTCACCGCATCGAGGTCGAAGCGGACTCGGCGCGGTTCTCGATGGGCATCGAGAACATCCCGTCCGAAAATCCAAAGACCGGTCTGATTACGGCACTCTCCGTGATCGCGCTGCTCCGCAAGCAGCGCGCCACGTTGTGTGTGGGAACGTAA
- a CDS encoding LysR family transcriptional regulator: protein MELHQLRCFVAAAEQLHFGRAAQQLLMLPSALGRQIRLLEEDLGTRLFARTTRAVSLTEDGATLLRDARAILAKVEAVESNLRNRSRAGSARRLRIGAIDSAAAGLLPPLLRDFRAKHPDVAVQLLEDKTVRLLPKILTGALDLAFVRPPDRADKRLEFRDLLQETAIVAFPQRHALARRKSITLADIADEAMLVPDRRSRPHSHDLTIKLFEQAGLTPRIVQVADEKQTIINLVATKLGVAIVPRWTMRMAVSGVRFVPLRPKQSGPVGRLPLAAAWLRGSRDPARDAMLAVLDTRLRSYAREA, encoded by the coding sequence ATGGAATTGCATCAGCTTCGGTGCTTCGTGGCGGCGGCCGAGCAGCTGCATTTCGGCCGCGCGGCGCAGCAACTGCTGATGCTGCCCTCCGCGCTCGGCCGTCAGATCAGGCTGCTTGAGGAAGATCTGGGCACGCGGCTGTTCGCGCGAACCACGCGCGCGGTGTCGCTCACCGAGGACGGCGCGACGCTGCTGCGCGATGCTCGCGCCATCCTCGCCAAGGTCGAGGCGGTCGAGAGCAATTTGCGCAACCGCTCCCGCGCGGGGTCCGCGCGACGGCTGCGGATCGGCGCCATCGACAGCGCTGCGGCCGGGCTGCTGCCGCCGCTGCTGCGCGACTTCCGCGCCAAGCATCCTGACGTCGCGGTGCAGCTCCTCGAGGACAAGACGGTCCGGCTGCTGCCGAAGATCCTGACTGGCGCGCTCGATCTCGCTTTCGTCCGCCCGCCCGACCGCGCGGACAAGCGGCTCGAATTCCGCGATCTGCTGCAGGAGACCGCGATCGTGGCGTTTCCGCAGCGGCATGCGCTGGCCCGGCGCAAGTCGATCACGCTGGCCGACATCGCCGACGAGGCGATGCTGGTGCCGGACCGCCGCTCGCGGCCGCACAGCCACGACCTCACCATAAAGCTGTTCGAGCAGGCCGGCTTGACGCCGCGCATCGTGCAGGTCGCCGACGAGAAGCAGACCATCATCAATCTGGTGGCCACGAAGCTAGGCGTCGCGATCGTGCCGCGCTGGACCATGCGGATGGCGGTGTCAGGCGTGCGTTTCGTGCCGCTCCGCCCGAAGCAGAGCGGTCCCGTCGGCCGCCTGCCGCTCGCCGCCGCCTGGCTGCGCGGCTCGCGCGATCCGGCTCGCGATGCCATGCTGGCGGTGCTGGACACGCGCCTGCGCAGCTATGCGCGCGAGGCGTGA
- a CDS encoding tartrate dehydrogenase codes for MRTHSIAAIPADGIGPEVISAGVRVLEALAKRSGDLAFNVKTFDWGSDYYKKHGVMMPADGLAELKKFDAIYFGAVGAPDVPDHITLWGLRLPICQGFDQYANVRPTKILPGVASPLRNVGVGDLDWVIVRENSEGEYAGMGGRAHRGLPEEVGTEVAVFTRVGVTRIMRYAFQLAQSRPRKFLTVVTKSNAQRHGMVMWDEIAAEVATEFPDVTWDKMLVDAMTVRMTLHPKSLDTIVATNLHADILSDLAGALAGSLGVAPTGNIDPQRRFPSMFEPIHGSAFDITGKGIANPVATFWTGAQMLEHLGEKDAAARLMMAVEKVCAAGVLTPDVGGKATTKDVTDAVIDAIHGSNV; via the coding sequence ATGCGCACCCATTCGATCGCAGCCATTCCCGCCGACGGCATCGGCCCCGAGGTGATCTCGGCCGGCGTCCGCGTGTTGGAGGCGCTTGCCAAGCGCAGCGGCGACCTCGCCTTCAACGTTAAGACGTTCGACTGGGGCTCGGACTACTACAAGAAGCACGGCGTGATGATGCCGGCCGATGGCTTGGCAGAACTGAAGAAGTTCGACGCGATCTATTTCGGCGCGGTCGGCGCGCCCGATGTCCCCGATCACATCACGCTGTGGGGCCTGCGCCTGCCGATCTGCCAGGGTTTTGATCAATACGCCAATGTGCGGCCGACCAAGATCCTGCCGGGCGTCGCCTCGCCGCTGCGCAATGTCGGCGTCGGCGATCTCGACTGGGTGATCGTGCGCGAGAATTCGGAAGGCGAATATGCCGGCATGGGCGGGCGCGCCCACAGGGGCCTGCCGGAAGAGGTCGGCACCGAGGTCGCGGTCTTCACCCGCGTCGGCGTCACCCGCATCATGCGCTATGCCTTCCAGCTCGCACAGTCGCGTCCGCGGAAATTCCTGACTGTCGTGACCAAGTCGAACGCGCAGCGCCACGGCATGGTGATGTGGGACGAGATTGCCGCCGAAGTCGCAACCGAATTCCCCGACGTGACCTGGGACAAGATGCTGGTCGATGCCATGACGGTGCGGATGACGCTGCACCCGAAGAGCCTCGACACCATCGTCGCGACCAATCTGCACGCCGACATCCTCTCCGATCTGGCCGGCGCGCTGGCGGGCAGCCTCGGCGTGGCGCCGACCGGCAACATTGATCCGCAGCGCCGCTTCCCCTCGATGTTCGAGCCGATCCACGGCTCGGCCTTCGACATCACCGGCAAGGGCATCGCCAATCCGGTCGCGACCTTCTGGACCGGCGCGCAGATGCTCGAGCATCTCGGCGAGAAGGACGCAGCGGCACGGCTGATGATGGCGGTCGAAAAGGTCTGCGCGGCCGGCGTGCTGACGCCCGATGTCGGCGGCAAGGCGACGACGAAGGATGTGACGGATGCGGTGATCGACGCGATCCACGGGTCGAATGTCTAG
- a CDS encoding tetratricopeptide repeat protein: MLLSLGSPAHAQPPQKNSQIKSIELCNGTDSTPVQARIAGCTALIKSGDARPDALAVAYNNRGSAYVAAAEYDRAISDFDRAIEAATGYVKPVNNRGVAYLRKGAYEEAVRSFDEAIRLNPDYGGAFANRAEAHLKLNRYDQASRDFDEAVRLAPNLIWVRSGRCWTRAVIGDLQAGLDDCDRAIQSGSNDASTYDSRALIHLKLGQLVAAIEDYNYALRLAPNLASALYGRGLAKLRRGDNAGGERDMAAAKLIDVGIADAFVRYGVH; this comes from the coding sequence GTGCTGCTGTCGCTCGGTTCGCCGGCGCACGCGCAGCCGCCGCAGAAGAATAGTCAGATCAAGAGCATTGAGCTGTGCAACGGTACGGATTCTACTCCGGTCCAAGCCCGGATCGCCGGCTGTACGGCACTCATCAAATCCGGTGATGCCAGGCCGGATGCGCTCGCTGTAGCCTATAACAATCGAGGCAGCGCCTATGTCGCAGCGGCGGAGTACGATCGCGCGATCAGCGATTTCGATCGGGCGATCGAAGCCGCCACTGGCTATGTCAAGCCGGTGAATAATCGCGGTGTGGCTTATCTGCGGAAGGGGGCGTATGAGGAGGCTGTCAGGTCCTTCGACGAGGCGATCAGGCTCAACCCCGACTATGGCGGTGCCTTCGCCAATCGCGCGGAAGCCCACCTGAAGCTGAACCGGTATGATCAGGCCTCGCGCGATTTCGACGAGGCCGTCCGTCTGGCTCCGAATTTGATCTGGGTCCGGAGCGGACGCTGCTGGACCCGAGCGGTCATCGGCGATCTGCAGGCCGGGCTCGACGATTGCGACAGGGCGATACAATCGGGATCGAACGATGCATCGACATACGATTCACGCGCGCTGATCCATCTCAAGTTGGGCCAGCTCGTTGCGGCCATTGAAGACTACAACTATGCCTTGCGCCTGGCGCCAAACCTGGCAAGCGCGCTCTATGGACGCGGACTTGCCAAGCTCAGGCGGGGCGACAATGCCGGTGGCGAGCGCGACATGGCGGCAGCTAAACTCATTGACGTCGGGATTGCCGATGCGTTCGTCCGCTATGGCGTGCATTGA